One window from the genome of Dyella sp. A6 encodes:
- the ribE gene encoding 6,7-dimethyl-8-ribityllumazine synthase → MKIIEGDFATPKGRFAIVAGRFNGFVVEPLVAGARDALVRHGVKDDDIELVRVPGAWEIALAAHKLAASGHYAAVIALGAVIRGSTPHFDYVAGECAKGLAKAALDTGVPVAFGVLTTDSIEQAIERSGTKAGNKGVDAALAALEMVNLYGQL, encoded by the coding sequence ATGAAAATCATCGAAGGCGATTTCGCCACGCCCAAGGGCCGCTTCGCCATCGTCGCCGGTCGCTTCAACGGCTTCGTCGTCGAACCGCTGGTGGCCGGTGCGCGTGACGCGCTGGTGCGCCATGGCGTGAAGGACGACGACATCGAGCTGGTGCGCGTGCCCGGCGCCTGGGAAATCGCGCTGGCCGCGCACAAGCTGGCCGCTTCCGGCCACTATGCGGCGGTGATCGCGCTGGGCGCGGTGATCCGCGGCAGCACCCCGCATTTCGACTATGTGGCCGGCGAGTGCGCCAAGGGCCTGGCCAAGGCCGCGCTGGACACCGGCGTGCCGGTGGCCTTCGGCGTGCTCACCACCGACAGCATCGAGCAGGCCATCGAGCGTTCGGGTACCAAGGCCGGCAACAAGGGCGTCGACGCCGCGCTGGCCGCGCTGGAGATGGTCAACCTGTACGGGCAGCTGTGA
- a CDS encoding LD-carboxypeptidase, which produces MPRIRLIAPSGYPADPAAMTRGVARLREAGFAVDGEQVLQRTELRFAGSDAERAGDINALATLDDLPDIALATRGGYGAARLLDHLHYDALRERLAGSGLALVGHSDFTALQLALYAKCGVTSFAGPLLADLGAEPADATTWTEFRGTLGAASRSVAWSQAGADGLDVQGTLWGGNLAVLCSLLGTPYFPRIDDGILFVEDVGEPPFRIERLLYQLHLSGVLGRQRALLLGGFSACRPGPRDNGYDLDAAFVQIERVAGVPVVRGLPHGHGHTQLTLPFGAPARLQAAAGGATLAFSGYPHPGLRAGGPTNP; this is translated from the coding sequence ATGCCACGTATCCGCCTGATCGCCCCTTCCGGCTATCCCGCCGATCCCGCCGCGATGACACGTGGCGTCGCCCGCCTGCGCGAAGCGGGCTTCGCGGTGGATGGTGAGCAGGTGCTGCAACGTACCGAATTGCGTTTTGCCGGCAGCGATGCCGAGCGGGCCGGCGACATCAACGCCCTGGCGACGCTGGACGACCTGCCGGATATCGCCCTGGCCACGCGCGGCGGTTATGGCGCGGCGCGTCTGCTCGATCACCTGCATTACGACGCGCTGCGCGAGCGGCTGGCCGGCTCCGGGCTTGCCCTGGTCGGCCACAGCGACTTCACGGCCCTGCAGCTGGCGCTGTATGCGAAGTGCGGCGTGACCAGTTTCGCCGGTCCGTTGCTGGCCGACCTGGGCGCCGAGCCGGCGGACGCAACCACCTGGACGGAGTTCCGCGGCACGCTGGGGGCCGCATCGCGCAGCGTGGCGTGGTCGCAGGCCGGCGCGGACGGGCTGGACGTGCAGGGCACGCTCTGGGGCGGCAACCTAGCGGTGCTGTGCAGCCTGCTGGGCACGCCATATTTTCCTCGCATCGACGACGGCATCCTGTTCGTGGAAGACGTCGGCGAGCCGCCCTTCCGCATCGAACGCCTGCTGTACCAGCTGCATCTGTCAGGCGTCCTTGGGCGTCAGCGTGCCTTGCTGCTGGGCGGCTTCTCAGCCTGCCGGCCGGGACCGCGCGACAACGGCTACGACCTCGATGCCGCATTCGTGCAGATCGAGCGCGTGGCCGGCGTGCCGGTCGTGCGCGGCCTGCCGCATGGGCATGGGCACACCCAGCTCACCCTGCCGTTCGGGGCGCCCGCACGGCTGCAGGCGGCGGCCGGTGGCGCCACGCTGGCCTTTTCCGGCTATCCGCATCCGGGCCTTCGAGCAGGCGGACCCACAAACCCGTAA